One genomic window of Coffea eugenioides isolate CCC68of chromosome 1, Ceug_1.0, whole genome shotgun sequence includes the following:
- the LOC113782247 gene encoding CSC1-like protein At4g02900 has translation MASVSDISVSAAINLLSALAFLLAFAFLRLQPINDRVYFPKWYLKGIRASPRSSGPFMKKFVNLDIRMYLKFWTWMPAALRMPQPELIDHAGLDSAVYIRIYLLGLKIFVPIAILGFAVLVPVNWTGKTLEHIHNLTFSNIDKLSISNVPSGSERLWAHLLMAYTFSFWTCYVLYKEYKIVSTLRLHFLASEGRRPDQFTVLVRNVPPDPDESVSEHVEHFFCVNHPDHYLSHQVVYNANKLAKLVEKKKSYQNWHTYYQTKYERNPKKKPTTKTGFWGLWGKTVDAIDYYTAEIEKLSEEEATERERVMSDPKAIIPAAFVSFKSRWGAAVCAQTQQSSNPTIWLTEWAPEPRDVHWANLAMPYVGLTIRRLLVAVVLFFLTFFFMIPIAFVQSMANIEGIEKVLPFLKPLIEAKTVKSVIQGFLPGIALKIFLILLPTILMTMSKIEGFTSLSSLDRRSAAKYHLFLLVNVFFGSIITGAAFEQLQSFLKQAPTEIPKTAGVAIPMKATFFITYIMVDGWAGIAAEILRLVPLVMFHLKNTFLVKTEQDREDAMDPGSINFATSEPRIQLYFLLGLVYSVVTPILLPFIIIFFAFAYVVFRHQIINVYDQKYESGAKFWPDVHRRIIVALVISQLLLMGLLSTKKAANSTPLLIVLPVLTIWFHLFCKGRFESAFVKFPLQDAMVKDTLERATEPNLNLKAYLHDAYIHPVFKCVQLDKPKAVDDEENNPLVATKRNSRRDSKTGSDGIPETSV, from the exons ATGGCTAGTGTTTCAGATATTAGCGTTTCAGCTGCTATCAATCTTCTTTCTGCGTTGGCATTTCTTCTGGCCTTTGCATTTCTACGGCTGCAACCAATTAATGATAGAGTTTATTTCCCAAAATGGTATCTCAAAGGTATAAGGGCAAGTCCTAGAAGTTCGGGACCTTTTATGAAGAAGTTTGTCAATTTGGATATAAGAATGTATTTGAAATTCTGGACTTGGATGCCTGCGGCATTACGGATGCCACAACCTGAGCTTATAGATCATGCAGGGCTCGACTCAGCTGTATATATTCGCATTTATCTTCTTGG ATTGAAAATCTTTGTCCCAATAGCCATACTTGGTTTTGCTGTCCTGGTGCCTGTCAATTGGACTGGGAAAACATTAGAGCATATTCACAACTTAACATTCAGCAATATTGACAAGCTTTCCATATCCAATGTTCCTTCAGGATCAGAGAG GTTGTGGGCACATCTACTAATGGCATATACTTTCTCATTCTGGACATGCTATGTTCTTTACAAGGAATACAAGATTGTGTCTACCTTGAGGTTGCATTTTCTTGCTTCTGAAGGTCGTCGTCCAGATCAGTTTACT GTTCTTGTGAGAAACGTACCTCCAGATCCTGATGAGTCAGTTAGTGAACACGTTGAACATTTCTTTTGTGTAAATCACCCGGATCATTATCTCTCTCACCAG GTCGTATACAATGCAAATAAACTAGCAAAATTGGTGGAAAAGAAGAAGAGTTATCAAAATTGGCATACTTACTACCAAACCAAGTACGAGAGAAACCCCAAAAAAAAGCCGACAACAAAG ACAGGTTTTTGGGGACTTTGGGGAAAGACTGTTGATGCCATTGACTACTATACAGCTGAAATTGAAAAGTTGAGTGAAGAG GAAGCTACAGAAAGAGAGAGAGTCATGAGTGATCCTAAGGCCATAATTCCTGCTGCATTTGTTTCATTCAAATCCCGATGGGGTGCAGCAGTTTGTGCACAAACCCAACAGTCCAGTAATCCGACAATTTGGCTGACAGAATGGGCTCCTGAACCACGTGATGTTCATTGGGCAAATCTTGCAATGCCATATGTTGGACTCACCATTCGGAGGCTTTTGGTTGCTGTTGTATTATTTTTCCTCACTTTCTTCTTTATGATCCCTATTGCATTTGTGCAATCTATGGCAAATATCGAAGGAATTGAAAAAGTTCTTCCTTTCTTGAAGCCATTAATAGAAGC CAAAACAGTCAAGTCCGTCATTCAAGGTTTCCTTCCAGGAATTGCTCTGAAGATATTTCTGATTCTTCTTCCAACAATTCTCATGACCATGTCGAAAATAGAAGGCTTCACATCCCTTTCATCTTTAGACAGAAGATCTGCTGCAAAGTACCACTTGTTTCTGCTTGTTAATGTTTTCTTTGGCAGCATCATCACAGGAGCAGCATTTGAGCAGCTTCAGAGTTTTCTCAAGCAGGCTCCAACGGA GATACCAAAAACTGCTGGTGTGGCTATTCCCATGAAAGCAACATTCTTTATCACTTACATAATGGTTGATGGTTGGGCTGGCATTGCTGCAGAGATCCTTAGATTGGTTCCATTGGTTATGTTCCATTTGAAGAATACTTTTTTGGTCAAAACGGAGCAGGACAGGGAGGATGCCATGGATCCTGGTTCAATAAACTTTGCTACCTCAGAACCCCGCATACAGTTGTACTTTTTACTGGGACTTGTGTACTCGGTTGTCACACCTATACTCCTTCCGTTCATCATCATATTTTTTGCCTTTGCTTATGTGGTTTTCCGTCATCAG ATCATCAATGTGTACGACCAAAAATACGAGAGTGGGGCAAAATTCTGGCCAGATGTGCATCGTCGTATAATCGTTGCTTTGGTAATATCGCAGCTTCTATTGATGGGGCTGTTAAGCACCAAAAAAGCTGCCAATTCAACACCATTGCTGATTGTACTTCCAGTCTTGACAATTTGGTTCCATCTCTTTTGCAAAGGGCGATTTGAGTCAGCATTTGTAAAATTTCCATTACAG GATGCAATGGTGAAGGATACATTGGAAAGGGCCACGGAGCCAAACCTAAATCTGAAAGCATACCTCCATGATGCTTACATACACCCGGTTTTCAAGTGTGTTCAGCTTGACAAGCCGAAAGCAGTTGATGATGAGGAGAATAACCCACTTGTTGCCACCAAGAGAAATTCCCGTAGGGATAGTAAAACTGGGTCCGATGGCATTCCTGAAACATCAGTTTGA